The genomic stretch CCCTGTAGGTAGAAGGCGCCGTAGAAGCTGGCGGCGGTCATGGCGAACATCAGCAGCCCGAGCGCCACGTTGGCGAGGCCGAACATGCGCTGGGCGAGCAGCCGGGGGTCGAAGCTGGGCTGCCGGTGGCGCAGTTCGACGAGCACGAAGCCGGTCAGCAGGACCACTCCGGCGGCGATCGGGCCCCAGACCGACACCGGGCTCCATGAGGCCACCTGCCCCGCGCGGATCAGCCCGTAGGCCAGGAAGGCGAGCCCGCTGATCGACAGCAGCAGCCCGGCCGGGTCCAGCGGACGCGGGGTGGGACTGCGGAAGTTGGGGACCAGCGTGGCGATCCCGATCAGCGACAGCACCGCGATCGGGATGTTGACCAGGAAGATCGAGCCCCACCAGAAGTGGCCGAGGAGGACGCCGGCCAGCAGCGGGCCCGCGGCGATACCGACGCCGGCGGACGTCGATGAGATGCCGATCGCGGTCGCCCGGGCGGGACCGCTGAAGGTCCACATGAGGATGGCCACCTGCGCGGGCATGATCAGCGCGCTCCCCATGCCCATCGCGGCCCGAGCGGCGATCAGTTGGTCCGCGTCGCCCGCGTACGCCGCCCACACCGAGGCGCCGGCGAAGACCGCCATCCCGGTGGCGAGCACGGTCCGGTGGCCGAACCGGTCGCCCAGGGCGCCGGAGGTGAACATCAAGGTGGCGAAGACCAGGGTGTACGAGCCGGTGGCCCACTGCAGCTGGCTGGGGCTGGCGCCCAGGCCACGGACCGGGTCGGCGAGGGTCTCGAAGGCGGTGGTGAGGATGGTGTTGTCCAGCCAGATCAGCAGCGAGGACAACAGGAGCACGGCGAGGATCAACTGCTGCCGGGACTTCGGCAGCGTTGGAGGCGTCGTCATGGAGACCTTCGGTAGGATCGACAAGAACCTGACGATTTGATTGTGTGGAATCGCCCGGAACCTGTCAATCCCTGATGAACCGTCACCCGTCCACCGGGACGCGGCGGCTTCCGATTCCCGCCGCCGGTCCGACCAGGGGTACCCGGACGGCTACCCCGGTCGGGTGACCGCTTCGATGCGCCGGTTCAGCCGGTCGAACGTTCTTTTCCGCGCATCCCGTGAACCGGCAGGATCGGATTGCACCCGGGCCAGCAGATCGCGATCCACCGGGGTATGTATCGAGAGGCAGGGTCATGACCCCACAGGACCAATGGTGGCGCGAAAGCGACAGCTACGTTTCGGATATTCTCTCGGTGTTCGCAGCGGCGCCGGATCGCCCCGCCATTTTCTGGCGCGGCCGAGCGTTCTCCGGCGGTGAGTTGATCCGGTCCACCACCGAGATATTCCACGCGCTGCGCGACCGCGGCGTGGGGGAAGAAGATGTCGTAGCGATTCTGGTCGCTCCCAACAGCCCCGAGATGCTCACCGCGCGGTATGCCGCGCATCTGCTCGGCAGCACCGTCTGCTACCTGCGGTCCACCAATCCGGGAACCAGCTCGACGATCCTCCCGCTGGACCACCAGATCCAGATCCTGCGCGACACCGCTGCCTCGACGGTGTACGCGGACGCCGAGAACGCGCAGCGCGCACTTGAACTCTCCGAAGGCATCGGCGGACTTCCGGTGACCCGCGTCGACGGCACCGGCCACGACGCGGCGAGCCGAGCCGACGCCCCGCAGGCCGCGCCGTGGGACCCGAGCACCGTGGGGGTGATCGGGTTCACCAGCGGGAGCACCGGGCGGCCGAAGGGCATCCGGCTCTCCGGCCAGGTCTGGAACGGCGGGGTCCGCGGCATGGTGGCGGCCGATCGCGCGGCCGAGGACGTGAGGCTGCTGGTGACGACGCCGCTGAGCCACACCGTCGGCACCATGGCCGACGCGGCCCTGGCCCTGGGCGGAGAGGTCCACCTCCACGAGCACTTCGATGCCGGGCAGTTCACCAAGACAGTCGAAGAGTCGGCGATCTCGTGGACCTTCATGGCGACGGTCCAGCTGTTCCAGCTGCTCGACCACCTGGAGGAGCTCGGGGCGCACGACCTCGAATCCGCCGGCCTGTCCTCGCTGAAGCGGCTGATCTACAGCGGCAGCGCGGCGGCACCCGCCAGGATCGCGCAGGCGGTCCGCATCCTCGGCCTCATCCTGGTGCAGGCCTACGGCACCTCGGAGTCCGGTCGTATCACGTCGCTCAAGCGCGAGGAACACCTCGACCCGTGGCTGTCGACCACCGTCGGCCGCCCTTTCGGCGAGGTCGAGGTCGTCGTCGGCGACCTGGTCTCGGGAGCTCCGGTGCCGACCGGGGAGGTGGGCCAGGTCCGCGTCCGCTCACCGCACCTGATGGACGGATACACCGGCGACCCGGAACTGACCGCGCAGGTCCTCCGGGACGGCTGGTACTACACCGGCGACATCGGCTACTGCGACGAGAAGGGCTATCTGCACCTGCTGGGCCGGGTGGCCGAAGTGGTCAAGGTCGACGGGGTCAAGGTCCACCCACTGGTGGTCGAGCGGGAAATCCTCTCCCTGCCGGGAATCCGGCATGCCGCGGTCTACGGCGTGCAGGACCGGGACGGTTCCGAGCACATTCACGCCGCGCTGGTCTGCGACCCCGCGGCGGAGGTCGAGACGGAGAGCATTCGCACACACATTGCCGAGTCGCTATCGGTGCTGCACGCGCCGGAGAAGATCACGATTCTCAGTGCGTTGCCGCTGAACGACAACGGAAAGCCCGACAAGCTGCGCCTGCGGCTGCTCGAGGCCTGATCCGGGAAATTCGACGCCCGGAACCCCCAACTTCGACAGAGAAGACGAACGGAATGAACCTGCATCTGGAATCGTATTCCGACGGCCCCATCGCCGCGGATGTCGCCGCCCGCCGGCG from Streptomyces roseochromogenus subsp. oscitans DS 12.976 encodes the following:
- a CDS encoding MFS transporter, translating into MTTPPTLPKSRQQLILAVLLLSSLLIWLDNTILTTAFETLADPVRGLGASPSQLQWATGSYTLVFATLMFTSGALGDRFGHRTVLATGMAVFAGASVWAAYAGDADQLIAARAAMGMGSALIMPAQVAILMWTFSGPARATAIGISSTSAGVGIAAGPLLAGVLLGHFWWGSIFLVNIPIAVLSLIGIATLVPNFRSPTPRPLDPAGLLLSISGLAFLAYGLIRAGQVASWSPVSVWGPIAAGVVLLTGFVLVELRHRQPSFDPRLLAQRMFGLANVALGLLMFAMTAASFYGAFYLQGAREFSPLQAGLAFSPTALGAIVGAPLGVRLARRWTLRVVTATALTTAGLAMGCNMLFGLHTPLVFNEIAYMIQGLSIGMVIGPVTGGLMSVLPLERAGAGSAVLNTVRQTGSLMGIAVGGTIMSLAYRHAVDSSLSGYPEQVQARARISAEQARHAAAAIHQPDLVRVANDAFIKAMHISAAGTMLIALCGALLLVIALRPDRQPAEPVVQDNRVKSNL
- a CDS encoding class I adenylate-forming enzyme family protein translates to MNRQDRIAPGPADRDPPGYVSRGRVMTPQDQWWRESDSYVSDILSVFAAAPDRPAIFWRGRAFSGGELIRSTTEIFHALRDRGVGEEDVVAILVAPNSPEMLTARYAAHLLGSTVCYLRSTNPGTSSTILPLDHQIQILRDTAASTVYADAENAQRALELSEGIGGLPVTRVDGTGHDAASRADAPQAAPWDPSTVGVIGFTSGSTGRPKGIRLSGQVWNGGVRGMVAADRAAEDVRLLVTTPLSHTVGTMADAALALGGEVHLHEHFDAGQFTKTVEESAISWTFMATVQLFQLLDHLEELGAHDLESAGLSSLKRLIYSGSAAAPARIAQAVRILGLILVQAYGTSESGRITSLKREEHLDPWLSTTVGRPFGEVEVVVGDLVSGAPVPTGEVGQVRVRSPHLMDGYTGDPELTAQVLRDGWYYTGDIGYCDEKGYLHLLGRVAEVVKVDGVKVHPLVVEREILSLPGIRHAAVYGVQDRDGSEHIHAALVCDPAAEVETESIRTHIAESLSVLHAPEKITILSALPLNDNGKPDKLRLRLLEA